GCTCGCTCGGTAGCAAAGGTGTTGGCAGAAAGCAAGCTGGTTACGGAAACCATCACGGTAGAAAACAAACCGGGTGGTGGGGGAACCGTGTTCTTGGCTGAGTATGTAAGCAAAGACAAAGCCAATCCTTATAAATTATTCGTGAGCTCTCCTCCTATCTTGATTAACAATAACAAAAAAGAGGGGAACAGCCCATTTGGGTACAAAGATGTCACACCATTGGCGCAAATGACGAAAGATTTCGGCACCCTCGTTGTGAAAGCGGATTCACCCCATAAGGACATCAAGAGCGTGCTGGATGCGATCAAGGCTGATCCAAGCAAAATTACACTGGCAGGGGGCTCTGCTCCAGGATCGATGGATCATCTGATCGGTGTAATGCCAGCAGCCAAATATGGAATTGATCCGAAAAGCGTAAAATACGTCTCTTATGATGGCGGCGGAGAAGCAATGGCCGCTTTGTTGGGAGGCAATGCGGATATCATTGCAACGGATGCTTCCAGCGTGGGTGAATATCTGAAAGCAGGTAAAATCCGCGTACTGGGCGTTACTTCTGATGAACGTCTCGGGGGCGCCTTGAAAGATATCCCGACGTTAAAAGAGCAAGGCATTGATGCGACATTCACGATTTGGCGCGGTGTCTTCGGTCCGGCTGATATGCCAGCAGACGCAAAAGCTTACTGGGATGTAAAGCTGAAAGAACTTTCCGCGCATGAGACATGGACAAAGGAATTGGCTGCAAACGGTTGGGAAAGCGAGTACAAGGACGCTGCTGCTTTCTCCGCATTCCTGGACGAACAAGATAAGCAGGTCAAAGAACTGTTGACATCACTTGGTATGTCGAAGTAGGGAGAGGAGGGCATCCCCTCCTTTTTCCACACCTAAGGAGGTATACATGAACCTGATGTTTGATCGTATCGGCAGCCTGTTTTTTGCGCTAGTAGGTGCACTCTTCATCGCTGAAAGTCAAAATATTTCGTCTAGTGCTTACGGAAGTCAAGTCGGGCCGAATATGTTTCCATTTGGGCTTGGCATCATCCTGATCTTGTTGAGCTTGCGACTGTTGTGGGAAACCTACAAGAAAGGCGTGGCTGCTTCCTCAGCCGCGTCACAGAGTCCACATCGATACAAGCGATTTTTATTCATTTTGGCAGCGACGGTCTTATATGTTTTGTTGTTGGAGAAACTCGGTTATGTTATCTCGAGCTTCGCTTTCCTTC
This genomic stretch from Brevibacillus sp. DP1.3A harbors:
- a CDS encoding tripartite tricarboxylate transporter substrate binding protein; amino-acid sequence: MKRKKVLITVSTFLTLALAACGGGTGNTGTASKGTQPAQAAQPAAEASKYPEKPIVYVAPSGAGGGWDKTARSVAKVLAESKLVTETITVENKPGGGGTVFLAEYVSKDKANPYKLFVSSPPILINNNKKEGNSPFGYKDVTPLAQMTKDFGTLVVKADSPHKDIKSVLDAIKADPSKITLAGGSAPGSMDHLIGVMPAAKYGIDPKSVKYVSYDGGGEAMAALLGGNADIIATDASSVGEYLKAGKIRVLGVTSDERLGGALKDIPTLKEQGIDATFTIWRGVFGPADMPADAKAYWDVKLKELSAHETWTKELAANGWESEYKDAAAFSAFLDEQDKQVKELLTSLGMSK
- a CDS encoding tripartite tricarboxylate transporter TctB family protein, producing MNLMFDRIGSLFFALVGALFIAESQNISSSAYGSQVGPNMFPFGLGIILILLSLRLLWETYKKGVAASSAASQSPHRYKRFLFILAATVLYVLLLEKLGYVISSFAFLLYAFTMMGSKSVLKSGIVSLLFSVGVYVIYVHLLKGTLPGLPAWLGV